In Nitrospirota bacterium, the genomic window TATAGTACCGGTGCAAGAGTGGAATGTATCAAACCCAGGGCAACAAGATATGGCAGCGACTGATAGGTAAGAGGGATTTTAATAACAAACGGCAAAAGGATAAAGGCTGCCACCATATTCTGCACAAACACAACAAAGAGTGATGTATATTTCTGGGAAATTGCCCTTACCAGGAGGATTATTACAGCATATACCACCCCGGAGGCAATGCCTGCAATAATGCCTTTTAAATCTTCATCTGCAACGGAGAATCCTCCGAGCATGAGCCATAGCCCTATTGATGAAAGGACAATAGCAAGCCACGTGGTATTGGCAGATTTTTCTTTTAGAAGCAAGGGCGCCATGATGGCTACAAAAATAGGAGCAGTGTAATGGGTAAGAACTGCATTGGCTATGGTGGTATGGGCAAAGGCATAATAGTAGAGAAATGTGTTTGCCAGAAAGCAGGGGGCAAGGATGTATAAAATTATGTTAGAACCTCTCAAGGCAGGTAGTGAAAGGCCGCCTTTTTTATACAGGATAATGGA contains:
- a CDS encoding EamA family transporter is translated as MGYLKIILAILIWSSLGIIVRKAGLPTQGIVFYPALLAAIFQSIILYKKGGLSLPALRGSNIILYILAPCFLANTFLYYYAFAHTTIANAVLTHYTAPIFVAIMAPLLLKEKSANTTWLAIVLSSIGLWLMLGGFSVADEDLKGIIAGIASGVVYAVIILLVRAISQKYTSLFVVFVQNMVAAFILLPFVIKIPLTYQSLPYLVALGLIHSTLAPVLYLDGLKTVRANEAAILGYFEPVGAIILALIFLNEIPGAKALLGGLLILCSGYMIFRGRG